The Homo sapiens chromosome 5, GRCh38.p14 Primary Assembly genome includes a window with the following:
- the CENPH gene encoding centromere protein H, producing the protein MEEQPQMQDADEPADSGGEGRAGGPPQVAGAQAACSEDRMTLLLRLRAQTKQQLLEYKSMVDASEEKTPEQIMQEKQIEAKIEDLENEIEEVKVAFEIKKLALDRMRLSTALKKNLEKISRQSSVLMDNMKHLLELNKLIMKSQQESWDLEEKLLDIRKKRLQLKQASESKLLEIQTEKNKQKIDLDSMENSERIKIIRQNLQMEIKITTVIQHVFQNLILGSKVNWAEDPALKEIVLQLEKNVDMM; encoded by the exons ATGGAGGAGCAGCCCCAGATGCAAGACGCCGACGAGCCCGCGGACTCCGGAGGGGAAGGCCGGGCAGGCGGGCCACCGCAGGTCGCCGGCGCCCAGGCGGCGTGCAGCGAGGACCGCATGACCCTGCTCCTCAG GCTGAGAGCACAGACAAAACAACAACTCTTAGAATATAAATCAATGGTTGATGCAA GTGAAGAAAAAACTCCAGAACAAATTATGCAAGAAAAGCAAATCGAAGC TAAAATTGAAGACCTGGAAAATGAAATTGAAGAGGTAAAAGTTGCTTTTGAGATAAAAAAGCTTGCATTAGACAg GATGAGACTTTCAACTGCACTTAAAAAAAACCTGGAGAAAATTAGCAGACAGTCtag tGTGCTCATGGATAACATGAAACACCTATTAgagctaaataaattaataatgaaatcACAGCAG gaATCTTGGGATTTAGAGGAAAAACTGCTTGATATTAGAAAGAAGAGATTGC AATTAAAACAAGCTTCAGAAAGTAAGCTTTTAGAAATACAGACTGAAAAGAACAAACAGAAGATTGATTTGGACAGTATGGAAAACTCAGAGAGGATAAAGATCATACGACAAAACCTACAGATGGAGATAAAAATTACTACTGTTATTCAACATGTGTTCCAG aacCTTATTTTGGGGAGTAAAGTCAATTGGGCAGAGGATCCTGCCCTTAAGGAAATTGTTCTGCAGCTTGAGAAGAATGTTGACATGATGTAA